The Candidatus Ancaeobacter aquaticus genome includes the window GTTGGATCTGAAGGAAGCGTATAGCAAAGTACTGGCCTGACGAACAGGAAGCGCAAAGATTCAAAGCCCAATAACGACGAAACACATAGACGTATATGTGACAGGCATAAGTGTGAAAGTGAGTGTGTATTACCCGGGGAGATCTGAGGGTTTGTTTTTTTTCTTCATAAACATCCCATATATTATTATAGCAAAATAGTGAATAAATGGCATTGTTATTTAATGAAAAAGGAGAAGGGTTGCAGTTCCCTTTTTTTATTCTGCTTTCATCGGTCCGAGAAGAAATTCTGGCATTTCCTGCAGTTCACCGTCTTTATTGATGCAGGCGATTGTTGACGATGCTTCCGCAATTAGTGTCTTTCCGTTATTCTTAGTCACTTTGTACGCATGTTCTATCGTTGCTGCGCGCACTCGTGTAACGGTGGTCTCAATATCAATCAGCTCATCATAATAGGCGGGAAATTTGTAGTTACAGGCGATTTTTACCACAGCAAAGAGTATCCCGTCTTTTTCACAATCGCTGTAGTTATATCCAAGTGACCGCAAGTGTTCTACGCGCGCCATTTCAAAATATACAAAGTAATTTGAGTGGTGCACAACGCCCATTTGATCAACTTCAGGGTACCGTACTCTGATTTGTATCTTATTAGTTTTTGGCTCATTAATCATGGAATATACCTATCTCCACCGCGTAGGAATCACTTTGTGCCACCTACGCGGTGAACTCGTGGTTCGTAATCGATTCACGATACACGAACTACGATTCACTTTTTTAGCGTATAGCGCGTAGCGGTTAGATATTACTAAATAGGGATTTAAACTATACGCTCTACGCTAAACGCTATTCGCTATTTAAGTTGTACTTCATGTCCCCCAAACTCATTCCGCAGCGCCGCAATAAATTTCTTGGTAAATGAGTTTCCTTCTTCAGTGTTATAGCGAACAGAAAGCGCGTGAGACAGTGTGTTATGTGGAGAGTTCGTCTCTTTTGCTGTTTCTTCTGCCCATTTTCCTGTTTCACCCCCACCGATCTTATCGGTGATCTTTTCGAGATTGGGGTCTTTACTGAAAGCATCCTGCGCAAGCTCGGTAAGCCATGAGCGGATAACGCTTCCATTCGACCATACTCGTGAAATATCTTTAAGATCAAGTTTATAGGGAGCGTTTTTCAGTTGTTCGTATCCTTCACCATAAGCTTGCAATAGCGCGTATTCAA containing:
- a CDS encoding acyl-CoA thioesterase, giving the protein MINEPKTNKIQIRVRYPEVDQMGVVHHSNYFVYFEMARVEHLRSLGYNYSDCEKDGILFAVVKIACNYKFPAYYDELIDIETTVTRVRAATIEHAYKVTKNNGKTLIAEASSTIACINKDGELQEMPEFLLGPMKAE